Within the Mumia flava genome, the region CACGAAGGACCACACGCTCGTGCAGAGCCTCGTGGACGAGGGCCGGCTCACCCCGGAGGGTGCGCGCTCCCACCCGAACCGCTCCCTGATCCTGCGGGTGCTGCTCGGCCGCGACGACGCCGAGCCCGACCTCCAGCTGGTCGAGCCGCGGGTCGGCGACCGGTTCCTGCTGTGCAGCGACGGTCTCTCCGACATGGTCGACGACGCCGGGATCGCCGACGTGCTCGGGCACGCCGGCAACGTCGACGCCGCGGCTGTGGAGCTGGTCCAACGGGCGCTCGACGGCGGCGGCGCCGACAACGTCACGGTGGTGCTCGCGGAGATCGTCGACCTCGACGCCCCCACCGGTCACGAGGTGGCGTCGGACGACGGCCAGGAGATGCTCGTCGGTGCAGCCTCGGAGCAGCCGCGCGGCCCCGGGTCGACCACGACGACCGCGACCGGGATGCAGCCGGTGCCCGACGACGAGGAGGGTCGCGGCACCACCGGGGGACGGCGCGACGAGCCGGTCGATCCCGAGCAGCTGCGCTACGCACCCCAGGCCCCGCGTCGGTACGCCTGGCTGCGCCGCCTGATCGTGATCGCGGTCGTGGTCGGGATCATCGCGGCCGGGCTCAAGCTCGCCTACGACTGGACCCAGAGCCAGTACTACGTCGGGAGCCAGGACGGCGTGGTGGTGATCTACCGCGGCGTCCAGGCCGACATCCCCGTGATCGAGCTCAACAGCGTCGACGAGGTCACCGACGTCACGCTGGACTCGCTCCCGACGTTCCGCGTCAACCAGGTCGACGAGGGCATCCAGTCCAGCTCCCAGGCCGACGCCCGCGCCACCGTGCAGAGCCTGCGCGAGATCGCCGCCCGTTGCGCCGACCCGGCCCAGGCCAACCTCCCCGGCACCGAGTGCGAGGGGGCCGAGTGAGCACACCTGCCCCGTCCACGCCCGCCGTCGTCCACCGCAAGCGGCGCAACGCCGAGGCGGCCCTGATCGCGCTCGCCCTGGTGATCGTGATCTTCGCGTTCTGCGCTGTCGGGCTCGGGACGCGCGGGGAGATCCCGCCGTTCGTGGGCGGCCTCGCGGCGCTGGTCACGCTGATCGCCGTCGCGACGCACGTCGTCGTCCGGTTCGTCGCCCCGTACGCCGACCCGGTGCTCGTCCCGCTCGTCGTCGCCCTGAACGGCCTCGGGATCGCGATGCTGTACAGGCTCGACCTCGCCGGGGTGGGACGTGTCGGCGGCGGATCGCAGGAGTTCGCCGGCAAGCAGATGATCTGGACAGGCGTCGGTCTCGCGGCCTTCGTCGCGGTCCTCCTGGTCGTACGAGACCACCGCAAGCTCCAGCGCTACACCTACACCTTCGGCCTCGCCGCCCTCGTGCTGCTGGTCCTCCCGCTGCTGCCCGTGATCGGCAAGACGATCAACGGTGCGCGGATCTGGGTCGGTGTCGGCCCGCTGAGCCTCCAGCCCGGCGAGTTCGCCAAGATCTGCCTGGCGATCTTCTTCGCCGGCTACCTGGTCGTGAAGCGCGACGCACTCGCGCTGGCGGGTCGGCGGATCCTGGGGGTCGACCTGCCGCGCGGGCGTGACCTCGGGCCGATCCTCGTCGGCTGGCTCGCGAGCCTCGGGATCCTGGTCTTCCAGCGTGACCTCGGCTCGTCGCTGCTGTTCTTCGGCCTCTTCGTCGTGATGCTCTACGTGGCGACCGAACGACCGGGCTGGCTGGTGGTCGGCACGCTGCTGTTCGTGGGTGGCGCCGCCTTCGCCGCCACGACGATCTCGCACGTCCAGAGCCGGATCGACGCGTGGCTGCACCCGTTCCCCGTGACCGCCGGCAGCGACCAGCTCGTGCAGGGCCTGTTCGGGATGGCGTGGGGCGGACTCCTCGGGCGAGGTCTGGGTCAGGGAAGCCCGTACCTCACACCGTTCTCCTACTCCGACTTCATCTTCGCCTCGATGGGCGAGGAGCTGGGTCTGGCCGGCGCGATGGCGATCCTGCTGATGTACGGCCTGCTGGTCGAGCGCGGACTGCGGATCGCCCTGCTGTGCCGCGACGGATTCGGCAAGCTGCTCGCCACCGGGCTCGCCGTCTCGATCGCGCTCCAGGTGTTCGTCGTCGTCGGCGGCGTGACGCGGGTGATCCCGCTGACCGGTCTGACCACCCCGTTCATGTCGTACGGCGGCTCGTCGATCCTCGCGAACTGGATGATCGTCGCGCTGCTGCTGCGGATCAGCGACCAGAGCCGACGGCCTCCGCCGGAGACCGCGCCGGTCCAGTTCGACGACTCGACGCAGGTGGTGAAGCTGTGAACCGCCCCGTCCGCGTGATGTCGATCATCTGCCTGGGGCTCTTCCTCTCGCTGCTGATCTCGACGAACTACATCCAGTTCTTCAACGCCGACACCCTGAACGCCAAGAACGGCAACCGCCGGGTGATCGACGAGGAGTTCTCCCGCGACCGCGGGCCGATCCTGGTCGCCGGCAAGCCGATCGCCGAGTCGGTCGCGAGCGACGACCGCTGGGAGTTCCAACGGACGTACCCGAACGGCCGGCTGTTCGCCGACATCACCGGGTACTTCTCCTACACCTACGGCCGCAGCGGCCTGGAGCAGTCCCAGGACGACATCCTGTCCGGCAGCGACAGCAGGCTGTTCGTCAACCGCGTCGTCGACCTGATCGGGTCCAACCAGCCGCGCGGCGGCTCCGTCTCGGTCACGATCAACCGCAAGGCGCAGCGCGCCGCCGCCGACGGGCTCGACGCCCTCCCCGGCGACGCGCAGGGCGCCGTCGTGGCCCTCGACCCGTCCACCGGGGCGATCCTCGCGATGACCGGCAGCCCGACCTACAACCCGAACCGCCTGGCCAGCCACGACCTCGACGACGTCCAGAAGGCGTGGGACGAGCTCACCTCGAACCCTGACGAGCCGATGCTCAACCGCGGCACGCAGCAGATCCTGCCTCCGGGCTCGACCTTCAAGCTCGTGACCGCGGCCGCCGCGATGGAGAGCCTCGACCTCAATCCCGACAGCCAGGTGAAGGCGGGCTCCGCGCTGACCTTCCCCGGGATGGACTACGCGCTGGTGAACGAGGGCGGCAGCAACTGCGGCGGCGACCGGATCACGCTGACGCAGGCGCTCGAGGTCTCCTGCAACGTCGCCTTCGGCAACCTCGCGCTCGAGATGGGTCAGGATGCGCTCGCCGACCAGGCCGCGGCGTTCGGGTTCGGTGAGAACGACTTCGACCAGCTCGCCTCGAACGCCAGCCAGTTCACGGCCGAGTCCGACACCGAGCTGAACGATCCCCAGCTCGCCCAGAGCGGCATCGGCCAGTTCGAGGTCGCGGCCACGCCGCTGCAGATGGCGATGGTGACCGGCGCGATCGCCAACGGCGGCGCCCTGATGAAGCCGTACCTCGTCTCCACCGTGCGCTCTCCGGACCTGAAGGTGCTGGAGACGGCCGACCCGGAGAAGATCCGCGACGCCACGTCGTCGCGGACCGCCGCCGGGGTCAGCCAGATGATGGTCGACGTGGTCGACAACGGGACGGGCACCTCGGCCGCGATCCCCGGGATCGACGTCGGGGGCAAGACCGGGACCGCCCAGTCCACCGCGTCGCGCCCGCCCTACGCGTGGTTCGTGTCGTTCGCACCGGCCGACGACCCGAAGGTCGCGGTGGCGGTGGTGGTGGAGTCCTCGAGCACCGGGCGCGGGGACATCTCGGGCGGCCGGCTCGCCGGTCCGATCGCCCGTTCGGTGATGGAAGCGGTGCTGGGACAGTGAGCGCGGTGCACGGGCCCTTCGCGCGGCCCGCTATTTTTGAGCAGTTGTGTGAAGGAAGCAGGAGACGATGACGGAAACGCCTCCCGGACCCGGACAGGGCTTCGCGGGCCCCCCGACCGAGTACGGCCGCCTGGGCGACCGGTACGAGATCGGCGGGCTGCTCGGACGTGGTGGCATGGCGGACGTGCGGATCGGTCGCGACCTGCGGCTCGGCCGGACGGTCGCGATCAAGCGGCTGCGCACCGACCTGGCCAGCGACCCGACCTTCCTCGCCCGGTTCCGGCGCGAGGCGCAGTCGGCCGCCGCCCTGAACCACCCGTCGATCGTCGCCGTCTACGACACCGGCGAGGCGACCGGCCCTGACGGCCACACGGTGCCGTTCATCGTGATGGAGTACGTCGAGGGGCGCACCCTGCGCGACCTGCTGCGCGAGATGGAGCGGGACGGCCGCAAGATCCTCCCGGAGCGCTCCCTCGAGGTCACCGCCGACATCCTGGCGGCCCTCGACTACAGCCACCGGGCGGGCATCATCCACCGCGACATCAAGCCGGCGAACGTCATGCTGACGCCGGGCGGCCAGGTCAAGGTGATGGACTTCGGGATCGCCCGCGCCGTCGCCGACTCCTCGTCGGCCATGACCCAGACGGCCGCGGTCGTCGGCACCGCCCAGTACCTCTCCCCGGAGCAGGCGCGCGGCGAGACCGTCGACGCACGCTCCGACATCTACTCGACCGGATGCCTGCTCTACGAGCTGCTGACCGGCCGACCGCCGTTCCAGGGCGACAGCCCCGTCTCCGTCGCGTACCAGCACGTCCGCGAGGAGGCACCGCCGCCGTCGACGTTCAACCCTGAGGTCTCGCCGCAGGTCGACCGCGTCGTCGCGCGCGCGCTGGCGAAGCGCACCGAGGACCGCTACCAGAGCGCCGCCGACATGCGTGCCGACATCGAGCGCGTGCTCGCCGGTCAGCCCACGGCCGCGATGGCGGCGCCCACCGCGGCGTACGCTGCCGTGCCGCCGGCGCCGCCGACCGACACGCTGCCCCCCGCGAACCTCCCTCCGGCCGAGGAGGAGGAGGGCAAGAAGAAGACCTGGATCTGGGTCCTCTCCGCGCTGGCAGCCGTGCTCCTGATCGGCCTCGCGGCCTGGGGGGTGCCCAAGCTCATCGGAGACGACCCGCCGCCGGTCGACACGGTCGCCATGCCCGATGTCAGCGGCAAGACCCAGCGTGCCGCCGAGCGTCAGCTCACCGGGCCGGACTACGAGTTCACGATCGGCGAGGTCATCCCGCAGCCGAGCGCTGACGTCGAGGAGGGCAACGTCATCTCGACCGATCCGCCCGCCGAGACCGAGGTCGAGGTCGGGGCGGACACCATGGTCGACATCGTGGTCAGCACCGGTCCCGAGAAGGTGACGGTCCCGTACCTCGTGGGCAAGAAGCTCAAGGCGGCCCGTGAGGAGCTCGAGAGTCTCGGGCTCAGCGCCGAGGTCGTCGAGACCGACTCCGACCGTCCCCGCAACGAGGTGATCAACACGTCCCCGTCGTTCGGCGCCGAGGTCGACCCCGGCACGTCGGTGACCCTGACGATCTCGAAGGGTCAGGCCGAGGTCCCCGACGTGGTCGGGATGTCGCGCGAGGATGCCGAGCAGACGCTGAGCGATGCGGGCTTCGACGTCCGGGTGATCGAGACCGCCTCCGACGAGGAGGCGGGGACGGTGCTCGAGCAGATCCCGGGCTCGGGTGAGAAGGTCGACCCGGGCGAGACGATCGTCATCACCGTCTCGACCGGCCCCGAGGAGACCGACGAGCCGACGCCGGAGGACCCCGGGTTCACCGACGAGAACGGTGACGGCATCCCCGACGACGTCCAGACCGGACCGTAGGGCGTCGCTTCTCAGCCCAGCCGCTGGGCGTACTGCAGGTCGACCGAGGTGGAGTACGCCGGCGCGACCACCTGCGACCGGGTCGTGATGTCGAGCCCGAGCTGGTACTCCTCGACGTAGTCGCGGTAGATGTCGACGGCCTGGGACCGTCCGAGCGCGGTGTAGAGCGTCGTGGGGTTGCCGACCGCCTCGATCACGTACGGCGGGGAGTACGGCACGCCGTCGAGGATGACGGTGTTGCCGACGCACTTGATGCCGGTCGTCGAGATCAGCCGCTGGCCCTGAAGGGTGATCGCCTCCGCGCCGCCGGCCCACAGGGCGTTGACGAACGCCTGGATGTCCTGCTGGTGCACGACGAGGAGGTTGGGGTCGAGTCCGCTGACCTCGACCTCGCGCGGGGCGTCGTCGAGAGCGACCTGGAGACCCGGGCCCGTGACCTCGGTGAAGCCCGCCCCCGACCGCAGCGCGTCGGCCTCCGCGCGGACGTCGTCGATCCGCTCGTTGTCGACCTCCTGGGTCAGGTCGTCGATCTGCGAGCGCAGGTCGTCGATCACCTGCTGCTCGGAGTCGACCTTGCTGCGCCGCTCCTGGACCAGGGTGGGGAGGTCGACGTCGTCGTCGCGGAGATCGGTCCCGTCGGCATTCACCGCGCTCATCGCGAACAACCCGCCGGCGGCCAGCATGACCACCGGGACCGCGAACGACCAGGGCGTGCGTCGCCGCCGGTCGGGGTCCTCGGTGTCGCTCACGGGTGCTCTCCTTCTCGGCCACCAGGGGCGCAGACTACGCTAGCCGAGAGAACCAACCACGACGCCGCCCGTCCGCGGGCGAGCCTGACCTGCCCGAGGTGTTACCCCGTGTCCGAAGCCGAGTCGTCCAAGTCCGCCGCCGAGTCGGATCCGTCGCGCTCCGGCAACCCTGCCAAGCGCGCAGAAGCCGACGCGAAGCAGAAGTCCGCTGCGACGGCCAAGAAGACGAAGCCGGTCAAGATCGGCAACCGCTGGGCGGCCCCGCTGATGATCGCGTGCGCCGTGATCGGCCTGGTGTGGATCGTGCTGTTCTACACAGCCGGCAACGACATCCCGGTGATGCAGGATCTCCAGGGCTGGAACCTCGTGATCGGGATGGGCTTCATCGTCGCGGCGTTCGGCTTCGCGATGAAGTGGGAGTGAGCCTCGCGCGCGAGCGTGCTCGTCCCCAGCTGTGAGTGATCCTGGGGAAATCACACCGCTGTCATTCTCCACATTGGTGAACAACTCTGTGGAGAACGACAGCGGTGTCATTCGTCAGGTGAGCTGGGCCGTCCGAGCGATGGTAGCGACGAGGATCCCGAGCCACAGCACCCCGAAGGTGGCGTACTGGACGAGCGCTCGCCGCTCCCGGGGCGCGTAGGCGAAGGCGGCGCCGAGGAGGAGACCGGTGAGAAAACCCCCGAGGTGACCCTGCCAGCTGATGCTGGATCCAAAGAGCGTGAAGGCGACGTTGAGACCCAGCAGCACGAGCAGGGGCCGCAAGTCAGCGCCCTGCTTGTACATCACCACGAGCGCCATCGCGAAGAGTCCGAAGATCGCCCCGGAGGCGCCGGCCGTCAGCCCGTAGACGGGCGAGAGCCAGTACACGAACACCGAAGACCCGACCGCTGCTGTGAGGTACGCCGCGAGGAAGCGAGCCGAACCGAGATAGCGTTCGAGCAGCGGGCCGAACAGGTACAAGGCGTACATGTTCAGCAGGATGTGCAGCCAGTTCCAGTGCAGGAACGCCGAAGTCAGCATGCGCCAGTAGGCGCCATCGGCGACGCCGGTGAGAAGCTGCTCGTCCGGAGTCCTGGGGTGCGCCACGACCGACCGGGCAAGCATGGCGCCCCACTCCATCAAGGCGCTGACCCCACCCCCGGTCACGGTGGCGATCACGAAGACGACGACGTTGATCCCGATCAGGGTCATCGACACCGTCCCGGGCCGCCCGGGCACCAGGCCACCCGCCGCCGTGCGCGGCTGCCGGACCTGGGCCTGCCCGACCCGCAGGCAGGTCGGGCACTGGTAGCCGACCGAGGCCTCGCGCATGCAGTCCGGGCAGATCGGCTTGCCGCAGCGCTGGCAGGAGATGTACGTCTCCCGGTCGGGGTGCAGGTAGCAGTGCGGCGGGGCAGGCGCGCCGGGCGCCGGCCCCTCGGGCGGCTGGGTCACTACCGGGTCAGCTCTCGACGACGACGGTCTCGATCACGACCGGATCGACCGGGCGGTCCATCCGACCGGTGGCGGTGGTCCCGATCGCGTCGACGACGCGCTTGCTGTCGTCGTCGGCGACCTCGCCGAAGATCGTGTGGCGACGGTTCAGGTGCGGCGTCGCGACGGTCGTGATGAAGAACTGGGAGCCGTTCGTCCCCGGCCCGGCGTTGGCCATCGCGAGGAGGTACGGCTTGTCGAACTGCAGGTCGGGGTGGAACTCGTCCTCGAACTCGAAGCCGGGGCCGCCGGTGCCGTTCCCGACCGGGTCGCCGCCCTGGATCATGAACGAGTCGATGACGCGGTGGAACGTCAGGCCGTCGTAGAACGGGTCGTTGCGATCGGCGCCCGTCTCCGGGTCACGCCACGTCTTGCTGCCGGTCGCCAGGCCGACGAAGTTGTCGACGGTCTTCGGCGCGTGGTCGCCGAACATGGTGATCACGATGTCGCCGCGGTTCGTCTTCAGCGTCACGGTGGGCTGGTTCGCCACGATGTCCCTCTCGTTCGGAGCTGTCTCGCCCCGATCCTCCCATGCCGCACCAGCCCGCCAGCGGATCGCCTCGACTGCACTCCATCGGCGCTCACGCCGTCGGCTCGGTAGCGTGGGAGGTCCCAGATGTCGATCAGTGGAAGGGCGAGGCATGCTGCGCAAGAAGAAGTCGAAGCGCGAGGCCGCCACCGAGAAGGCCGGCGAGCTGTGGAACGAGGCGTCGTCGACGCTGTCCGACGCTGCCGGCAGCCTGAGCGAGAGCGTGGGCCCGACGATCGACCGCGCCAAGGAAGCGGCAGCACCGACCGTCGCCGACGCCACCGCCCGGGCGAAGGAGGCCGGCGAGGTGTCCAAGAAGAAGGCGAAGAAGGCCCGCAAGGAGGCCGCCGCCCTCGCGGCCGTGGCTGCGGCCGCTGCGTCGGAGAAGGCCGACAAGTACGCGGAGTCGACCGCGGAGGCCGCCGAGGAGCCCAAGAAGAAGAAGCACCGGCTGCGCAAGCTGGTCTTCGTGGCCGCCATCGGCGGCGCCATCGCGTTCGTGGCGAAGAAGCTCAGCGGCGACTCGTCCGGCGGGTCCTACACGCCGCCGCCTCCGCCGCCCGCACCCGTACGCCCGGTCGGGACGCCGACGGACTCATCGAGCGGCACCGCGGCCAGCGACGACCCGCTGGCGGACGAGGGCAAGGAGACGGACCCGTCGACGCCGGCGGAGCCGTCATCCGATAAGAACGACGGGTGACTGTCGAGCTCTCCCGTGACAACGGCGGCGTCGCGATCCTCACGATCGCGGCGCCGCCGGTCAACTTGTACACCACCGACCTGCACGACGCCTTCGAGGCAGCGTTGGACGCGATCGAGGCCGAACCGCCCCGGGCGTTGCTGATCAGGGCCGAGGGCAGGGTCGTCTCCGGAGGCGTCGACGTCGGGCTCTTCGACGCGCAGTCCTCGGCTGCGGAGGGCAAGGTGCTCTTCGACCGGATGCTCGAGCTCCCGCTGCGGATCGCTGCGCTCGATCTGCCGGTCGTGTTCGCGGCCCACGGCCTGTGCCTGACCTGGGCTCTCGAGGTCGCGCTCGCCTGCGACCTGATCGTCGCGTCCGACCGTGCGCGGTTCGGGCTCGTCGAGAAGGTCGTCGGCCTGACCCCGACGATGGGCGGGACACAGCGATTCGCCTCCCGCGCCGGCATCGGTCGGGCGAAGGAGTTCGTGATGACCGGCGACCTCTACGACGCGGCGACCCTCGAGCGTTGGGGCGTGGTGAACCGCGTGCACCCCGCCGACGAGCTGGACGACGCCGTCGGTGCGCTGGTCGCGTCCCTCGCCGCCGGCCCGACACGCGCCCACGCCGCGACCAAGGAGGTGCTGCGGCGGGTCGAGGCCGGTGGCGTGGCAGCGGCCGACGAGGCGATCACCTCGATCGCGGCGGCGCTGTACGACACCGAGGACATGCGCAACGCGATCCGCTCGTTCCTCACCGACGGGCCCGGCAAGGCGACGTACACCGGTCGCTGAACGCCTCCCGCCGGTCGAGGCCGAGCGGAGCCGCACCCGCCGGTCGAGGCCGAGCGGAGCCGCACCCGCCGGTCGAGGCCGAGCGGAGCCGTACCCGCCGGTCGAGGCCGAGCGGAGCGAGGATCGAGACCCCTACTCCGAGGCGAGCGCTGCCTGCTCCGCGGCCATCGCCTCGCGGGTGCGCTCGGTCGCGCGGTGCTCGGCGAGGAAGCTCACGAACGGGATCGTCGCCAGCAGCATCGTGGCGATGGTGAAGCCGACCGGCCACCCTGCGCGCCGCGACAGCATCGCGGTGACGACCAGCAGGATCATGTAGAAGAGTCCGTGCACCGGCGAGATCGACGCGGTGAGCTCGCCGAAGGAGTAGAGCCCGGATCCTTCGTCGACCAGCATCTTCAGGATCCACCCGCCGACGACGAAGATCACGAAGACGCTGACGATCAGCGCGAAGACCCGGTAGGTCGTGAGAAGCCGTTCCACGTCGCCAGGTTACTCAGCGGTCGCAAGCGGCTTCGGTGCGGGCCGGGCGCCGGACGGACGGTCGCCACCCGGTCCGTTGCGCAGGTCGGTGCACATCCGCCACCACATGAACACCGCGAACGCGCCGAAGATCCACCACTGGATCGCGTACGCGAGGTTGCGCAGACCCGCGCTCCAGGAGACCTCGGGATCCGGCGGTGCGACCGGCGCCAGGTCCGCGCTCTCGGGCGGGGTCTGGTCCGTGACGATCCCGTACCCGCCGTACAGGTCGTAGGGGAGGTCGTTGACCAGCGCCGGGATCCGTACGCCGTCGATCACACGGGAGTCGGGGTCGAGTCCGCTCCCGCGGGCGTCGCCTGCCTGCAGGACCGCGGAGATCGTGACCTGGCCGGCGGCGGGCTCGGGAACGTCGCCCGCCTCCGCCGACCACCCCCGGACGACGAGCAGCGCCGGCGGACGCCCGGCCGCGCCCGCCTCGACGCCGTCGACCAGGACCGGGGCCACCAGCCAGTAGCCGTCCGTGCCGTCCTGGTCGCGTCCGGAGACCCACACCTGGTCGCCGGCGGGAGCGTACGTGCCGGTGAGCTCGACCGGGCGATGGTTGGCCGTCGCCGTGAAGGCGTCGTCGGGACCGAGGACCTCGGTGAGGGCGACCTCCGGGACCGCCTGCTGGTCGGCGCGCTCGTGCTCGCGCCGGGTGTCGTACACCCCCATCTGCCACAGCCCCATGAACAAGCAGAACACCACCGCCACGACGACCAGCGCGTGCAGCCCCCACAGGCGCCGCGAGAACCATCCGACCCGTGGGCCGGATGGCTGGTCGTCGTGCGGTGCGGTCACGCCAGCGGGCTCAGCGAGGGGTAGAGCGGGAACCGCTCCGTCAGGGCGGCGACGCGCTTGCGGAGGCCGTCGAGATCAGCGACCTCGGGCTGCAGCGCCTCGGCGATGATGTCGGCGACCTCACGGAACTCGTCGGCGCCGAAGCCGCGGGTGGCGAGCGCCGGCGTGCCGATCCGCAGGCCGGAGGTGATCATCGGCGGCCGCGGGTCGTTCGGGACCGCGTTGCGGTTGACGGTGATGCCGACCTCGTGGAGGCGGTCCTCGGCCTGCTGGCCGTCGAGCGAAGACTCGCGCAGGTCGACGAGCACGAGATGGACGTCGGTGCCGCCGGTGAGGACGTTGACGCCCACCTGGGTCATGTCGTCGGCCGTGAGCCGCTCGGCGAGGAGCTTCGCGCCCTCGACCGTGCGCTGCTGGCGGTCGGCGAACTCCGGCTGCGCCGCCATCTTGAACGCGACGGCCTTCGCTGCGATCACGTGCTCGAGCGGACCGCCCTGCTGTCCGGGGAAGACCGCCGAGCGGATCTTCTTGCCGATCTCGGGATCGTTCGTCATCACGACTCCGCCGCGGGGGCCGCCGAGCGTCTTGTGGGTCGTCGACGTGACGACGTGCGCGTGCGGGAGCGGGCTCGGGTGCAGACCGGCGGCGACCAGCCCGGCGAAGTGGGCCATGTCGACCATGAGCTTCGCGCCGACCTCGTCGGCGATCGCCCGGAACTCGGCGAAGTCGAGCTGGCGGGGGTACGCGGACCAGCCGGCGATGA harbors:
- a CDS encoding DUF881 domain-containing protein; this encodes MSDTEDPDRRRRTPWSFAVPVVMLAAGGLFAMSAVNADGTDLRDDDVDLPTLVQERRSKVDSEQQVIDDLRSQIDDLTQEVDNERIDDVRAEADALRSGAGFTEVTGPGLQVALDDAPREVEVSGLDPNLLVVHQQDIQAFVNALWAGGAEAITLQGQRLISTTGIKCVGNTVILDGVPYSPPYVIEAVGNPTTLYTALGRSQAVDIYRDYVEEYQLGLDITTRSQVVAPAYSTSVDLQYAQRLG
- the pknB gene encoding Stk1 family PASTA domain-containing Ser/Thr kinase, whose amino-acid sequence is MTETPPGPGQGFAGPPTEYGRLGDRYEIGGLLGRGGMADVRIGRDLRLGRTVAIKRLRTDLASDPTFLARFRREAQSAAALNHPSIVAVYDTGEATGPDGHTVPFIVMEYVEGRTLRDLLREMERDGRKILPERSLEVTADILAALDYSHRAGIIHRDIKPANVMLTPGGQVKVMDFGIARAVADSSSAMTQTAAVVGTAQYLSPEQARGETVDARSDIYSTGCLLYELLTGRPPFQGDSPVSVAYQHVREEAPPPSTFNPEVSPQVDRVVARALAKRTEDRYQSAADMRADIERVLAGQPTAAMAAPTAAYAAVPPAPPTDTLPPANLPPAEEEEGKKKTWIWVLSALAAVLLIGLAAWGVPKLIGDDPPPVDTVAMPDVSGKTQRAAERQLTGPDYEFTIGEVIPQPSADVEEGNVISTDPPAETEVEVGADTMVDIVVSTGPEKVTVPYLVGKKLKAAREELESLGLSAEVVETDSDRPRNEVINTSPSFGAEVDPGTSVTLTISKGQAEVPDVVGMSREDAEQTLSDAGFDVRVIETASDEEAGTVLEQIPGSGEKVDPGETIVITVSTGPEETDEPTPEDPGFTDENGDGIPDDVQTGP
- a CDS encoding PP2C family protein-serine/threonine phosphatase — translated: MAPQNPRLGYEYVALSDVGRRRSSNQDSGFASSHLLVIADGMGGAAAGDLASAEAMNVVRRLEVPANGDVLEALAGAVHRANDRLAEVIEDEPSVEGMGTTMTALLWDGEKFGLAHIGDSRAYVLRDGTLHQITKDHTLVQSLVDEGRLTPEGARSHPNRSLILRVLLGRDDAEPDLQLVEPRVGDRFLLCSDGLSDMVDDAGIADVLGHAGNVDAAAVELVQRALDGGGADNVTVVLAEIVDLDAPTGHEVASDDGQEMLVGAASEQPRGPGSTTTTATGMQPVPDDEEGRGTTGGRRDEPVDPEQLRYAPQAPRRYAWLRRLIVIAVVVGIIAAGLKLAYDWTQSQYYVGSQDGVVVIYRGVQADIPVIELNSVDEVTDVTLDSLPTFRVNQVDEGIQSSSQADARATVQSLREIAARCADPAQANLPGTECEGAE
- a CDS encoding FtsW/RodA/SpoVE family cell cycle protein, which codes for MSTPAPSTPAVVHRKRRNAEAALIALALVIVIFAFCAVGLGTRGEIPPFVGGLAALVTLIAVATHVVVRFVAPYADPVLVPLVVALNGLGIAMLYRLDLAGVGRVGGGSQEFAGKQMIWTGVGLAAFVAVLLVVRDHRKLQRYTYTFGLAALVLLVLPLLPVIGKTINGARIWVGVGPLSLQPGEFAKICLAIFFAGYLVVKRDALALAGRRILGVDLPRGRDLGPILVGWLASLGILVFQRDLGSSLLFFGLFVVMLYVATERPGWLVVGTLLFVGGAAFAATTISHVQSRIDAWLHPFPVTAGSDQLVQGLFGMAWGGLLGRGLGQGSPYLTPFSYSDFIFASMGEELGLAGAMAILLMYGLLVERGLRIALLCRDGFGKLLATGLAVSIALQVFVVVGGVTRVIPLTGLTTPFMSYGGSSILANWMIVALLLRISDQSRRPPPETAPVQFDDSTQVVKL
- a CDS encoding enoyl-CoA hydratase/isomerase family protein: MTVELSRDNGGVAILTIAAPPVNLYTTDLHDAFEAALDAIEAEPPRALLIRAEGRVVSGGVDVGLFDAQSSAAEGKVLFDRMLELPLRIAALDLPVVFAAHGLCLTWALEVALACDLIVASDRARFGLVEKVVGLTPTMGGTQRFASRAGIGRAKEFVMTGDLYDAATLERWGVVNRVHPADELDDAVGALVASLAAGPTRAHAATKEVLRRVEAGGVAAADEAITSIAAALYDTEDMRNAIRSFLTDGPGKATYTGR
- a CDS encoding cell division protein CrgA; the encoded protein is MSEAESSKSAAESDPSRSGNPAKRAEADAKQKSAATAKKTKPVKIGNRWAAPLMIACAVIGLVWIVLFYTAGNDIPVMQDLQGWNLVIGMGFIVAAFGFAMKWE
- a CDS encoding peptidylprolyl isomerase, with the protein product MANQPTVTLKTNRGDIVITMFGDHAPKTVDNFVGLATGSKTWRDPETGADRNDPFYDGLTFHRVIDSFMIQGGDPVGNGTGGPGFEFEDEFHPDLQFDKPYLLAMANAGPGTNGSQFFITTVATPHLNRRHTIFGEVADDDSKRVVDAIGTTATGRMDRPVDPVVIETVVVES
- a CDS encoding DUF3817 domain-containing protein, which codes for MERLLTTYRVFALIVSVFVIFVVGGWILKMLVDEGSGLYSFGELTASISPVHGLFYMILLVVTAMLSRRAGWPVGFTIATMLLATIPFVSFLAEHRATERTREAMAAEQAALASE
- a CDS encoding peptidoglycan D,D-transpeptidase FtsI family protein; the protein is MNRPVRVMSIICLGLFLSLLISTNYIQFFNADTLNAKNGNRRVIDEEFSRDRGPILVAGKPIAESVASDDRWEFQRTYPNGRLFADITGYFSYTYGRSGLEQSQDDILSGSDSRLFVNRVVDLIGSNQPRGGSVSVTINRKAQRAAADGLDALPGDAQGAVVALDPSTGAILAMTGSPTYNPNRLASHDLDDVQKAWDELTSNPDEPMLNRGTQQILPPGSTFKLVTAAAAMESLDLNPDSQVKAGSALTFPGMDYALVNEGGSNCGGDRITLTQALEVSCNVAFGNLALEMGQDALADQAAAFGFGENDFDQLASNASQFTAESDTELNDPQLAQSGIGQFEVAATPLQMAMVTGAIANGGALMKPYLVSTVRSPDLKVLETADPEKIRDATSSRTAAGVSQMMVDVVDNGTGTSAAIPGIDVGGKTGTAQSTASRPPYAWFVSFAPADDPKVAVAVVVESSSTGRGDISGGRLAGPIARSVMEAVLGQ
- a CDS encoding rhomboid family intramembrane serine protease → MTQPPEGPAPGAPAPPHCYLHPDRETYISCQRCGKPICPDCMREASVGYQCPTCLRVGQAQVRQPRTAAGGLVPGRPGTVSMTLIGINVVVFVIATVTGGGVSALMEWGAMLARSVVAHPRTPDEQLLTGVADGAYWRMLTSAFLHWNWLHILLNMYALYLFGPLLERYLGSARFLAAYLTAAVGSSVFVYWLSPVYGLTAGASGAIFGLFAMALVVMYKQGADLRPLLVLLGLNVAFTLFGSSISWQGHLGGFLTGLLLGAAFAYAPRERRALVQYATFGVLWLGILVATIARTAQLT